The candidate division KSB1 bacterium genome includes a region encoding these proteins:
- a CDS encoding DUF4416 family protein, protein MKPTAPNPVKLFCGVLYSDAPLMERARSELMAQFGAIDFQSPVFRFEVSDYYRTEMGWPIWRLFWSFEQLILPNQIARIKIACNAIEELLAVANCRKVNLDPGYMDYDKIVLASAKYNGQKIYLDLGIYADLTLRYEKGDYHPFPWSFPDFRSGEYNRAFLRMRELYKAQLKKGEHH, encoded by the coding sequence ATGAAGCCAACGGCGCCAAATCCAGTTAAATTATTTTGTGGGGTCCTCTATTCTGATGCCCCATTGATGGAACGCGCGCGATCTGAACTGATGGCCCAATTTGGAGCGATCGACTTTCAGAGCCCAGTGTTTCGCTTTGAAGTGTCTGATTATTACCGCACCGAGATGGGCTGGCCGATCTGGAGGTTGTTCTGGTCGTTCGAGCAACTTATTCTTCCAAATCAGATTGCCAGAATTAAAATTGCCTGCAATGCCATCGAGGAATTGCTGGCTGTTGCAAACTGTCGGAAAGTGAATCTGGACCCTGGTTACATGGATTATGATAAGATCGTGCTGGCCTCTGCAAAGTATAATGGACAAAAAATTTATTTGGATCTCGGAATTTATGCGGATCTTACGTTGCGCTATGAAAAGGGTGATTACCATCCTTTTCCCTGGAGTTTTCCAGATTTTCGGAGTGGCGAATATAATCGAGCTTTTTTGCGGATGCGAGAACTCTATAAAGCCCAGCTAAAAAAAGGTGAGCATCATTAA
- a CDS encoding pyruvate kinase encodes MSIIKSGHYQIIATLGPAVKNRVSELVQAGATGFRINSAHVTLAELSRWLIELERVFRQRGDAMPIWLDLQGSKLRIGRLVKVNFLQRGEIVTFKNSYSQIAAEIPLPYPSVFQRIKPGDQISLDDGKIQLMVQQVNNGSFRAQVLNFGEISSFKSFLIPQNDLEIDQVSARDRLFIEQTRHWRFVGYAISYLQNTRELGLFQQLLPGKPLVAKIERPKAFLQLRELANSSDMTWLCRGDLGANGSIYQLFEYEKKFIEHMVFIEKPALIAGQVLQNMVRQNYPSRSEIAHLGYLLENGFSGIVLSDETAIGKYPIEAVEFCRNFINYIQK; translated from the coding sequence GTGAGCATCATTAAAAGCGGACATTATCAGATTATTGCGACCTTGGGCCCGGCAGTTAAAAATCGGGTGAGTGAGCTTGTGCAGGCTGGTGCTACTGGTTTTCGGATCAACAGCGCGCATGTCACACTGGCCGAGCTCTCGCGCTGGCTGATCGAACTGGAGCGGGTATTTCGACAGCGCGGGGACGCCATGCCCATATGGCTAGATTTACAGGGCTCGAAGCTGCGAATCGGTCGACTTGTGAAGGTCAATTTCCTTCAGCGGGGCGAGATTGTCACATTTAAAAATAGCTATAGTCAGATTGCTGCTGAAATCCCTCTCCCCTACCCTTCGGTATTCCAGCGCATCAAACCAGGCGATCAGATTTCTTTGGACGACGGGAAAATTCAACTCATGGTTCAGCAGGTCAACAATGGTAGCTTTCGAGCACAGGTTCTCAATTTTGGAGAGATCAGTTCCTTCAAAAGCTTTCTCATCCCTCAAAATGATCTAGAAATAGATCAAGTCTCCGCTCGAGATCGTCTGTTCATCGAGCAAACGCGTCACTGGCGGTTCGTTGGTTACGCGATTTCCTATCTCCAAAACACCCGGGAATTGGGATTGTTCCAACAGCTTTTACCGGGAAAACCGCTAGTCGCAAAAATTGAACGACCCAAAGCATTTTTGCAATTGCGCGAATTGGCAAATTCCTCGGATATGACCTGGCTTTGCCGCGGCGATCTCGGGGCGAACGGTTCCATTTATCAGCTTTTCGAGTACGAAAAAAAATTTATCGAACACATGGTGTTCATTGAAAAGCCAGCGTTGATCGCTGGCCAGGTGCTGCAAAACATGGTCCGCCAAAATTATCCCTCCCGTTCCGAGATCGCCCACCTCGGCTATTTATTGGAGAATGGATTTTCTGGGATCGTGCTATCCGATGAAACCGCAATTGGAAAATATCCCATAGAAGCGGTTGAGTTCTGCCGAAACTTCATCAATTATATCCAGAAATGA
- a CDS encoding tandem-95 repeat protein produces the protein MRYFLVTLVVYVLMNFFMGHPSWAQTWSEEIAVSNGKSPDLDIDPKTGNLHIVAIVNGTGAVYTEMDNSGKLIRQEVIPRTEKEKSEYSFGASIAVDTSGNPHVTFREPLGGNYYSSYYTYRTATGWSSPVVVSQDVYRGYVVPIDIDKYGYAHIGRGSATGEGDEPMIGPVQYFKFLKSQLQGDKDGFYRYRCDDRLEIDASYQNQVHMILGCPDYPVAGGPVWYWRSFDGGAKWEGLEIHSSSAKGANGTPDVFVDASGNVHIVYGSEIDESIGGEPSVRYSRWVNKQLVRDVNVTVQNEIPVRDDTPQGIGSVAASADGNIVIVAYSEGFGQRLFVRRSDNGGATWGDRIKIAEESVGDLGRNKQVIRAYKSNFYVVYPTPGGIKMRYLKLTQNQPPVANAGGPYQADEGSIVNFDGSKSSDGDGKIVKYEWDFQNDGTYDQTSASPTASFKYTDDFKGQVKLRVTDNEGATATDTKSVTIANVAPTAKAGGPYSGEINKPVQLNGSATDPGNDVLTYQWDLDNDGIFETNGQSPQVTFKTGGTHIVKLKVTDDDGGVGTDQAQVVISNLPPVVSQIPPQTINEGGSFTPISLDNYVSDPDNNDAEITWTASGMNHLNVTITNRIATITVKDPEWSGSETITFTATDPGGLSASTATVFTVSPVNDPPVMTQIPNQTIDEGGNFNNIVLDDYVTDPDNSKSELNWSASGQNQLIVTITQRVASVQTPNQDWFGTENILFKVTDPGGLSDNKTVTFKVNPVNDPPVVSKIPDQTIDNSATFATFDLDDYVNDVDNAKSELTWSHNATKLVVKIDPVSHVTSVAVPNPQWSGSETITFTAKDPGGLSGENSATFTVGDFNDPPKVSQIPDQTILENGSFTPIQLDLYVYDPDHKDSEINWSWRGNKALIIKEFSRVVTIAVPDSEWAGTEVVTFIASDPGGKKDSCVTVFKVIPVNDPPVLGFISDLYFQEDDTLRLKRQDLLAIANDIDSPKESLQFFIVNMIRTHYRVDSNTKDLLIYGDSNWFGTETVQFQVLDDAGGFATRNVKIIVLSVPDPPSPFSLIFPVGTFFPEAPDSIRFVWQRSSDADPGEIPIYQWSLSQDVLFNHVMDQFNNLQDTIFTFKTKSLAHGTYYWRVIAFDPTWKFTMSKNVGVFKIGSTDVADEIEHLPAQYVLEANYPNPFNPETTITFQVPERCHVRLTIYNNMGQLIATLIDEEVGPGIYTKVWNARDAAGNAVSTGVYLFKLESEKFKQVRKMLFVR, from the coding sequence ATGAGGTATTTTCTTGTCACATTGGTTGTTTATGTTTTGATGAACTTTTTTATGGGACATCCTTCATGGGCACAAACGTGGTCCGAGGAGATCGCTGTTTCGAATGGCAAGTCGCCAGATCTGGATATTGATCCTAAAACTGGGAATTTGCACATCGTAGCGATCGTCAATGGTACTGGTGCTGTTTATACTGAAATGGATAATTCCGGCAAGCTAATTCGTCAGGAGGTGATTCCGAGGACCGAAAAGGAGAAATCCGAATATTCATTCGGGGCATCGATTGCCGTGGATACGAGCGGCAATCCTCATGTGACGTTCAGAGAACCATTGGGAGGAAATTATTATTCCTCTTATTACACCTATCGAACAGCAACTGGATGGTCATCACCAGTTGTGGTGTCGCAAGATGTTTACCGCGGCTATGTAGTCCCGATTGATATCGATAAGTATGGTTACGCCCATATTGGTCGGGGTTCAGCAACGGGAGAGGGGGATGAGCCAATGATTGGCCCGGTGCAATATTTTAAGTTTTTAAAGAGCCAACTTCAGGGGGATAAGGACGGTTTTTATCGCTACCGCTGTGATGACCGCCTTGAAATTGACGCAAGTTATCAAAACCAAGTTCACATGATTTTGGGTTGTCCTGATTATCCAGTGGCTGGCGGGCCAGTATGGTACTGGCGCTCGTTCGATGGAGGAGCAAAATGGGAAGGTTTGGAAATCCACAGTTCCAGCGCGAAGGGGGCGAACGGTACCCCCGATGTATTTGTCGATGCGTCGGGAAACGTCCACATCGTTTATGGATCTGAGATCGATGAGAGCATCGGAGGTGAACCATCGGTGCGCTATTCGCGCTGGGTAAATAAACAGTTGGTGCGCGACGTCAACGTGACGGTTCAAAATGAGATTCCGGTGCGCGATGACACGCCGCAGGGAATTGGCTCTGTTGCAGCAAGCGCTGATGGGAATATTGTGATTGTGGCCTATTCCGAGGGCTTTGGCCAGCGATTGTTTGTGCGAAGATCGGATAATGGCGGTGCCACCTGGGGCGATCGCATCAAAATTGCCGAAGAAAGCGTAGGCGATCTGGGGCGCAATAAGCAGGTCATTCGTGCCTACAAAAGCAATTTCTATGTGGTCTATCCAACACCCGGCGGGATCAAAATGCGCTATTTAAAATTGACACAAAATCAACCGCCAGTGGCTAATGCCGGAGGCCCATATCAGGCAGATGAGGGGAGCATCGTTAATTTCGATGGTTCTAAATCAAGTGACGGGGATGGAAAGATTGTTAAGTACGAGTGGGATTTCCAGAATGATGGCACTTATGATCAAACCAGTGCATCTCCAACAGCTAGCTTCAAATACACGGATGATTTCAAAGGCCAGGTGAAACTGCGCGTGACCGATAATGAAGGGGCGACCGCAACCGATACCAAAAGCGTCACAATTGCAAATGTCGCTCCAACTGCTAAAGCTGGCGGTCCTTATTCTGGAGAAATCAATAAGCCAGTTCAATTGAATGGCAGTGCAACGGATCCTGGGAATGATGTGTTAACCTATCAATGGGATCTCGATAACGATGGCATTTTTGAGACCAATGGTCAATCGCCGCAGGTGACTTTTAAGACGGGTGGAACACATATTGTTAAATTAAAGGTCACGGACGATGATGGTGGTGTGGGAACTGATCAAGCGCAGGTCGTCATTTCAAATCTCCCACCGGTCGTTAGTCAGATTCCGCCCCAGACCATTAATGAAGGAGGCTCATTTACGCCGATTTCGCTGGATAATTATGTTTCCGATCCTGATAACAATGATGCTGAAATTACTTGGACGGCCAGCGGCATGAACCATCTCAATGTGACCATTACGAATCGCATCGCAACCATTACAGTGAAAGACCCAGAATGGTCTGGCAGTGAGACGATCACCTTCACCGCGACGGATCCCGGTGGCCTATCTGCAAGTACAGCGACGGTTTTTACCGTATCGCCTGTGAATGACCCTCCAGTGATGACGCAAATCCCCAATCAAACTATTGACGAGGGCGGCAACTTTAACAATATTGTGCTAGATGATTATGTGACAGATCCAGATAATAGCAAGAGCGAATTAAATTGGAGCGCTTCTGGGCAGAATCAATTGATTGTCACCATCACCCAACGGGTAGCATCGGTTCAAACCCCCAACCAAGATTGGTTCGGCACAGAAAATATCCTCTTTAAGGTCACAGATCCAGGTGGTCTGTCCGATAACAAAACAGTGACCTTTAAAGTGAATCCAGTGAATGATCCGCCTGTAGTTTCAAAAATTCCAGATCAAACCATTGATAACAGTGCAACGTTCGCGACTTTTGATCTGGATGATTATGTCAATGATGTCGATAATGCAAAGTCTGAATTGACCTGGAGCCATAATGCAACGAAATTAGTGGTTAAAATCGACCCAGTTAGTCATGTCACTTCAGTGGCGGTTCCCAATCCGCAATGGTCTGGGAGCGAAACGATCACCTTTACGGCAAAAGATCCAGGCGGCCTTTCAGGAGAGAATTCCGCGACTTTCACGGTTGGTGATTTCAATGATCCACCCAAAGTGTCACAAATCCCAGATCAGACCATTCTTGAGAATGGGAGCTTCACTCCAATTCAATTGGACCTATATGTATACGACCCAGATCATAAAGATTCAGAGATAAATTGGAGCTGGAGAGGTAACAAGGCACTGATCATCAAAGAATTTAGTCGGGTGGTGACGATCGCCGTACCAGATTCGGAATGGGCTGGTACTGAGGTCGTTACGTTTATTGCATCTGATCCCGGTGGCAAAAAGGATAGCTGTGTCACCGTTTTCAAGGTCATACCAGTCAATGATCCCCCGGTCCTTGGCTTTATATCAGATTTATATTTTCAAGAGGACGATACGTTACGTTTGAAACGACAGGATTTATTAGCCATCGCAAATGATATCGATAGCCCCAAGGAAAGCCTCCAATTTTTCATTGTCAATATGATCCGAACCCATTATCGGGTGGATTCAAATACGAAGGACTTATTGATTTATGGCGATAGCAATTGGTTCGGAACGGAGACGGTTCAATTCCAGGTATTGGACGATGCAGGCGGATTTGCCACTCGTAACGTGAAAATCATTGTGCTATCCGTGCCTGATCCACCATCACCATTTTCCTTGATTTTCCCAGTCGGCACATTTTTCCCAGAAGCCCCCGATTCCATCCGTTTCGTCTGGCAGAGATCATCCGATGCCGATCCAGGAGAAATCCCGATCTATCAATGGAGTCTGAGCCAAGATGTGTTATTCAATCATGTGATGGATCAATTTAATAACTTGCAGGACACAATTTTTACATTCAAAACCAAATCGCTAGCTCATGGGACGTATTATTGGCGGGTAATCGCATTTGATCCGACGTGGAAGTTCACCATGAGCAAAAATGTTGGGGTCTTCAAGATTGGATCCACTGATGTAGCGGACGAAATTGAACATTTGCCGGCGCAATACGTCCTGGAGGCAAATTATCCCAATCCATTTAATCCCGAAACCACCATAACATTCCAGGTCCCAGAGCGCTGCCATGTGCGGCTAACGATTTACAACAATATGGGGCAATTGATCGCTACGCTAATCGATGAAGAGGTGGGACCGGGCATCTATACGAAAGTTTGGAATGCGCGTGATGCCGCAGGCAATGCTGTAAGCACCGGTGTTTATCTGTTCAAATTGGAATCTGAGAAATTCAAACAGGTGAGAAAAATGTTATTCGTCCGATAA
- a CDS encoding DUF362 domain-containing protein — protein MNSIKRRDFLQASLKAAATLAFSGAAPHISAQDRKASFIPSESPIVLARNDLVRDRNNKLVSEQVQKLLDGALQQLLQVDKTEQAWQRLFKKDDIVGIKINCLAGKGISTHSELVDAIISGLTSAGVSERNIIIWDRANRDLEKAGFQIKTGRNEIKCYGNDQFGYTAEIYEYGSIGSHLSKILVHQCTAVINVPILKDHGIVGMTNALKNFFGAIHNPNKYHDNRGDPYIADVNMLPEIRSKVRLIITDALTAQCEGGPPSMPQWAWNYNGLVIGFDPVAIDMIGWDIIEQKRKEMGLPSLKQAGREPSYITTAGDAQHRLGLSDLKKVKIIRI, from the coding sequence ATGAATTCGATAAAACGTCGCGATTTTCTCCAGGCCAGCTTAAAAGCGGCTGCAACTTTGGCGTTCAGTGGCGCAGCGCCCCATATTTCAGCTCAGGATCGTAAGGCCAGTTTTATTCCTTCCGAATCGCCGATTGTCTTAGCCCGAAACGATTTAGTTCGAGATCGAAACAACAAGCTCGTTTCGGAACAGGTCCAAAAGCTGCTTGATGGTGCACTTCAGCAATTACTGCAAGTGGACAAAACCGAGCAGGCATGGCAGCGGTTGTTCAAAAAAGATGATATCGTTGGGATCAAAATTAATTGTCTGGCTGGTAAGGGGATTTCCACCCATTCAGAATTGGTAGATGCAATTATTTCTGGATTGACCAGCGCAGGTGTTTCGGAGCGAAATATTATCATTTGGGATCGAGCCAACCGCGACCTTGAAAAGGCAGGTTTTCAGATCAAAACCGGTCGGAATGAGATCAAATGCTATGGGAATGACCAATTTGGTTATACCGCTGAGATTTACGAGTATGGATCCATTGGGAGCCATCTCAGCAAAATTTTGGTGCATCAGTGCACCGCTGTGATCAATGTCCCAATTCTAAAAGATCATGGCATCGTGGGCATGACTAACGCGCTGAAGAACTTCTTCGGAGCTATCCACAATCCCAACAAATATCACGACAATCGCGGAGATCCTTACATTGCCGATGTCAATATGCTCCCGGAAATCCGATCCAAGGTCCGGCTGATTATCACCGATGCGCTCACGGCACAATGCGAAGGGGGACCGCCGTCCATGCCGCAATGGGCGTGGAATTACAATGGTCTCGTCATCGGCTTCGACCCAGTCGCGATCGACATGATTGGCTGGGACATCATCGAACAAAAGCGCAAAGAGATGGGCTTGCCAAGCCTGAAACAGGCAGGCCGAGAGCCCAGCTATATCACCACCGCCGGGGATGCGCAACATCGCCTCGGCTTAAGTGATTTGAAGAAAGTAAAAATTATTCGGATATAA
- the amrS gene encoding AmmeMemoRadiSam system radical SAM enzyme — MKINGFQTRRHFIKTMTQASAACALLPALGSSIARTTPQQSSKSKLTEARYYEKLPNRKIKCVLCPRECVIDDQETGYCGVRENHGGTYYTLVYGRPCSANVDPIEKKPLFHFLPGTLAFSIATVGCNVLCKFCQNWQISQARPDQVPSYELSPQAIAQYARDTQSRSIAYTYTEPVIFTEYMYDCAEQGHRLNIKSVMISNGYIKAQPMKDLSRVLDAVKIDLKAYTEKFYQEMVSGHLQPVLDTLVLLKQENMWTEIVYLMIPTLNDNPKELQQMCQWIVKELGPDVPIHFTRFHPEYRLKNLPPTPLKTLEMARKIALDTGLNFCYIGNVPGHEGENTYCPGCKKMVIQRLGFQIVSNSITKQGQCKHCGHKIPGIWS; from the coding sequence ATGAAGATCAATGGATTTCAAACGCGGCGTCATTTTATCAAGACCATGACGCAAGCTAGCGCCGCTTGTGCGCTGCTGCCCGCATTGGGGTCGAGCATTGCACGGACCACTCCGCAGCAATCGAGCAAATCAAAACTTACAGAAGCGCGATATTACGAAAAGCTGCCCAATCGAAAGATCAAATGCGTGCTTTGTCCACGGGAATGTGTGATCGATGATCAAGAGACGGGTTATTGTGGCGTCCGTGAGAATCATGGGGGCACGTATTACACCTTGGTCTATGGACGGCCGTGCAGCGCAAACGTCGATCCGATCGAAAAAAAGCCGTTATTTCATTTTCTGCCTGGAACGCTTGCCTTTTCGATCGCCACAGTTGGATGCAATGTGCTGTGCAAATTCTGCCAGAACTGGCAGATATCTCAGGCCCGACCCGATCAGGTGCCGAGCTATGAACTTTCACCGCAAGCAATCGCACAATATGCTCGGGACACCCAGAGCCGATCCATTGCCTACACCTACACCGAACCAGTCATTTTCACCGAGTACATGTACGATTGCGCAGAACAAGGACATCGACTCAATATTAAGAGCGTGATGATTAGTAATGGCTATATCAAAGCTCAGCCCATGAAGGACCTGAGCCGTGTCCTGGACGCTGTCAAGATTGACCTCAAGGCCTATACCGAAAAATTCTATCAAGAAATGGTCTCAGGACACCTACAGCCAGTGTTGGACACCCTGGTGCTATTAAAACAGGAAAATATGTGGACCGAGATCGTCTATCTTATGATCCCCACATTGAATGATAACCCCAAAGAGTTGCAGCAGATGTGCCAATGGATCGTGAAAGAACTGGGCCCAGATGTTCCGATTCATTTCACCCGTTTTCATCCTGAATATCGGCTGAAAAATCTCCCTCCGACACCACTCAAAACTTTGGAGATGGCGCGCAAAATTGCGCTTGACACGGGGCTTAATTTTTGTTATATTGGCAATGTGCCAGGCCATGAGGGAGAAAATACCTATTGCCCTGGTTGCAAAAAAATGGTGATCCAGAGGCTTGGCTTCCAAATCGTTAGCAATTCCATCACCAAGCAAGGCCAATGCAAGCATTGTGGTCATAAAATTCCTGGGATTTGGAGTTAA
- the amrB gene encoding AmmeMemoRadiSam system protein B codes for MNTQVIRRPAVAGTWYSSDPEALRKEISTYLENAKVAHIPGEIIALISPHAGYAYSGFTAANAYKQVKGNRYDVVIVLAPSHHEAFYGASVFNKDGYETPLGVVPIAKEIADAIIATDSGIRSSWEGHGSEEHSLEIQLPFLQVAIPDLKIVPISLWDYSWQNCRRLADAITKAVQGKKVLLVASSDLYHGYSYKECQETDNRTLATILEMNPEKLCDEFQGRNLMACGAGGIVVAQLVAMNLGANKAKIVYQTNSNDVTRSRGGYVVGYGAVAIYKEGKTSKKSTTSGFESGLSDAQKKQLLKLARTAIKNALENKPDPILESDDPIFKEKRGAFVTLTKHGNLRGCIGYVLAYKPLDETVIEMAKAAAFRDPRFPAVTADELDDLEVEISVLTPIREITDVNEIEVGKHGIIIERGVYSGLLLPQVATEYGWDRETFLEHTCNKAGLPSDAWKKEGTKIKIFSADVFHEEK; via the coding sequence ATGAACACTCAAGTAATACGCAGACCCGCGGTTGCTGGGACATGGTATTCTAGCGACCCAGAAGCATTAAGAAAGGAGATTAGCACTTATTTAGAGAACGCAAAAGTGGCGCATATACCAGGAGAGATTATTGCACTGATATCGCCGCATGCTGGATATGCCTATTCAGGCTTTACCGCTGCGAATGCCTATAAGCAGGTGAAAGGGAATCGTTATGATGTAGTGATCGTCCTGGCGCCCAGTCATCACGAGGCATTTTATGGGGCCTCGGTTTTCAATAAGGATGGCTATGAGACCCCATTGGGAGTCGTTCCTATTGCCAAAGAAATCGCTGACGCCATTATTGCCACAGATTCTGGCATCCGGTCAAGCTGGGAGGGCCATGGCAGCGAAGAACATTCGCTGGAAATCCAGTTGCCATTCCTTCAAGTTGCCATTCCGGATTTGAAAATTGTGCCGATTTCGCTTTGGGATTACTCATGGCAAAATTGCCGGCGTCTGGCAGACGCCATCACCAAGGCGGTTCAGGGGAAAAAAGTACTGTTAGTTGCCAGCAGCGACCTGTACCATGGATATTCGTATAAAGAATGCCAGGAGACTGATAACCGTACTTTAGCGACAATTCTCGAAATGAATCCAGAAAAACTCTGTGATGAGTTTCAAGGCCGTAATCTCATGGCCTGCGGTGCTGGCGGCATTGTGGTCGCCCAACTGGTCGCGATGAACCTTGGGGCCAACAAAGCGAAAATCGTCTACCAGACGAATTCGAATGATGTCACAAGAAGCAGAGGCGGCTATGTGGTGGGCTATGGGGCCGTGGCGATCTATAAAGAAGGCAAAACTTCTAAGAAATCCACCACTTCAGGTTTTGAAAGCGGCTTGAGCGACGCCCAAAAAAAACAACTGCTCAAGTTGGCGAGAACGGCAATTAAAAATGCCTTGGAGAACAAGCCCGATCCGATCTTGGAGTCGGATGACCCTATCTTCAAAGAAAAGCGAGGGGCATTTGTGACCCTCACCAAACATGGCAATCTTCGTGGCTGCATCGGTTACGTACTGGCCTACAAGCCCCTGGACGAAACCGTGATCGAAATGGCCAAAGCTGCAGCCTTTCGGGACCCGCGTTTTCCAGCCGTCACAGCCGATGAACTGGACGATTTGGAAGTTGAAATCTCGGTCCTGACACCCATTCGAGAGATCACCGATGTCAATGAAATAGAGGTGGGCAAACATGGGATCATTATCGAGCGAGGCGTTTATAGCGGCCTATTGTTGCCGCAGGTTGCAACCGAATACGGCTGGGATCGAGAGACCTTTTTGGAACATACGTGCAATAAGGCTGGACTGCCAAGCGACGCATGGAAAAAAGAGGGAACCAAGATTAAGATTTTCTCGGCAGATGTTTTTCATGAGGAAAAGTAA